In Glycine max cultivar Williams 82 chromosome 7, Glycine_max_v4.0, whole genome shotgun sequence, a single window of DNA contains:
- the LOC100780152 gene encoding squamosa promoter-binding-like protein 1 — MEAEFGGKNQYLYGPVVSGMKKAVVGNGKRSLEWDLNDWRWDGDLFTAQPLNSVPSDCRGCQFFPPHPEIPAKNANPSTTNLSSSVFILGEGKRELEKRRRDVIAEGEGEGLNDEGGSLSLNLGGQGYPLMLEEEEKSGKKTKVIGTNTTTTTTTTSNRAVCQVQDCRADLSNAKDYHRRHKVCDVHSKATMALVGNVMQRFCQQCSRFHVLQEFDEGKRSCRRRLAGHNRRRRKTHPDVSVVNEGSLNDQRDSNYLLMSLLRILTNLHSNGSDHTRNQDILSHLLKNLASLAGPNNGGRLAPLLEESKGLVNAGTHGADHDKPNLNSNAPEASRPSSSIKTDNGIIAQDPPMSVVQYETPANGMTQKCIASGDGVGNLKPPSGPLLSNVCEPRDSVPSQLTTAETKVGRGNLNNIDLNNVYNDIQNTVENHKKPYPPVASGMGFIDHASWLQCDSLKSSPPQTSRNSDSTSTQSPSSSSGEAQSRTDRIVFKLFGKDPSDFPLLLRSQILNWLSRSPTEIESYIRPGCIILTIYLRLEKSAWEELYCNLGSSLRKLLAASNDSFWRTGWVYARVQHAVAFLYNGQVVLDVPLRLKSPQHCMISCINPLAVPASASAQFIVKGFNLSQSSTRLHCALEGKYLVHASCHDLIGGADAPIQHLSFSCQIPSVTGRGFIEVEDHGLSSCSFPFIVAEQEVCSEICKLENVIEEAETTDDIQIKNQHMEEKTQALDFLQEMGWLLHRSHVKFKLGSMAPFHDLFQFNRFAWLVDFSMDHGWCAVMKKLLDIIFEGGVDAGEHASIELALLNMGLLHRAVKRNCRPMVELLLRFVPVKTSDGADSEMKQVAEAPDRFLFRPDTVGPAGLTPLHVAASMSGSENVLDALTNDPRMVGIEAWKSARDSTGLTPNDHACLRGYYSYIQLVQNKTNKKGERQHLVDIPGTVVDSNTTQKQSDGNRTCRVPSLKTEKIETTAMPRQCRACQQKVAYGGMKTAMVYRPVMLSMVTIAVVCVCVALLFKSSPRVYYVFQPFNWESLEYGAM; from the exons ATGGAAGCTGAGTTTGGGGGGAAGAATCAGTACTTGTATGGACCTGTGGTGTCTGGAATGAAGAAAGCTGTTGTTGGGAATGGGAAGAGGAGTTTGGAATGGGATTTGAATGATTGGAGATGGGATGGTGATCTTTTCACTGCTCAACCACTCAATTCAGTGCCATCAGATTGTAGGGGTTGCCAGTTTTTCCCACCTCATCCTGAAATTCCTGCAAAAAATGCTAATCCATCTACCACCAATTTGTCTTCTTCTGTATTCATCTTAGGTGAAGGTAAGAGGGAATTGGAGAAAAGGAGGAGGGATGTTATAGCTGAAGGTGAAGGTGAGGGGCTGAATGATGAGGGTGGTTCTCTTAGTTTGAACCTTGGGGGTCAAGGTTACCCTCTCATGCtggaagaagaggaaaaaagtggaaagaaaacaaaggtAATTGGGACCAATACAacaactactactactactacctCTAACCGTGCCGTTTGTCAGGTGCAAGATTGTAGGGCTGATCTTAGTAATGCCAAGGATTACCACCGTCGGCATAAGGTTTGTGATGTTCATTCTAAGGCCACTATGGCACTAGTGGGAAATGTTATGCAACGTTTCTGTCAACAGTGTAGCAG GTTTCATGTTCTTCAAGAGTTTGATGAAGGGAAGAGAAGTTGTCGAAGGCGTTTGGCAGGCCACAATAGGAGGAGGAGAAAAACTCATCCTGATGTCTCTGTTGTTAATGAAGGCTCTCTGAACGATCAAAGGGACAGTAACTATCTGCTGATGAGTCTGTTACGGATACTGACCAATTTGCATT CCAATGGCTCAGATCATACAAGGAACCAAGATATTCTCTCTCATCTGCTGAAGAACCTGGCAAGTCTGGCTGGTCCAAATAATGGTGGAAGGTTAGCACCCTTACTGGAGGAATCTAAAGGCTTGGTAAATGCTGGGACGCATGGAGCTGATCATGATAAACCCAACCTTAACTCAAATGCTCCTGAAGCTTCCAGGCCTTCTTCTTCCATCAAGACAGACAATGGCATCATCGCTCAGGACCCTCCAATGTCGGTGGTGCAGTATGAAACACCTGCTAATGGCATGACACAAAAATGTATAGCTTCAGGTGATGGAGTAGGAAATTTAAAACCTCCTTCAGGACCACTGCTCTCAAATGTATGTGAACCAAGGGACAGCGTTCCATCCCAATTAACTACAGCAGAGACTAAAGTAGGAAGGGGAAACTTGAATAACATTGACCTTAATAATGTTTACAATGATATACAGAATACTGTTGAGAATCATAAGAAGCCTTATCCTCCTGTGGCTTCAGGGATGGGGTTTATTGACCATGCCTCATGGTTGCAATGTGATTCTCTCAAATCAAGTCCTCCACAGACAAGTAGAAACTCAGATTCAACCTCTACCCAATCACCATCTAGTTCCAGTGGAGAAGCTCAG AGTCGCACAGATCGAATTGTTTTTAAACTCTTTGGCAAGGATCCATCTGATTTTCCCCTTCTTCTCCGATCACAG ATTCTCAACTGGTTATCCCGCAGTCCCACGGAGATAGAGAGCTATATAAGGCCAGGTTGTATCATATTAACAATATATCTCCGTCTTGAAAAATCTGCATGGGAGGAG CTCTACTGTAATCTAGGATCAAGCTTGAGAAAGCTTCTTGCTGCATCAAATGATTCATTTTGGAGAACAGGATGGGTATATGCAAGGGTGCAGCACGCTGTAGCTTTCCTGTATAACG GTCAGGTAGTCTTAGATGTGCCCTTGCGTCTCAAAAGCCCACAACATTGTATGATTTCATGCATTAATCCACTTGCTGTTCCTGCAAGTGCTAGTGCTCAGTTTATTGTGAAAGGTTTCAACCTTTCCCAATCTAGCACAAG GTTGCACTGTGCACTTGAAGGGAAGTATCTGGTACATGCTAGTTGTCATGATTTGATAGGTGGAGCTGATGCACCCATTCAGCATCTAAGCTTCTCTTGTCAAATACCAAGTGTAACTGGGAGGGGGTTTATTGAG GTGGAAGATCATGGTCTTAGCAGCTGTTCCTTTCCATTTATAGTTGCAGAGCAAGAAGTTTGTTCGGAGATCTGCAAGCTGGAAAATGTGATTGAGGAAGCTGAAACCACTGATGATATCCAGATAAAAAACcaacatatggaagaaaagaCTCAAGCTTTGGATTTCTTGCAAGAAATGGGTTGGCTTCTTCATAGAAGTCATGTGAAATTTAAGCTAGGTTCCATGGCTCCTTTCCATGATCTCTTCCAATTCAATCGGTTCGCTTGGCTTGTTGACTTCTCCATGGACCATGGTTGGTGTGCTGTGATGAAGAAACTCTTGGACATTATATTTGAGGGTGGTGTTGATGCAGGAGAGCATGCCTCCATTGAGCTTGCATTGTTGAACATGGGTCTTCTACACAGAGCTGTAAAGAGAAACTGTAGGCCTATGGTAGAACTACTGTTAAGATTTGTTCCAGTTAAAACCTCAGATGGTGCAGACAGTGAAATGAAGCAAGTTGCCGAAGCCCCTGACAGATTCTTATTTAGACCTGATACTGTCGGGCCAGCTGGGTTGACTCCTCTTCATGTTGCAGCAAGTATGAGTGGCTCAGAGAATGTGTTGGATGCATTAACCAATGATCCACGAATG GTGGGAATTGAAGCATGGAAAAGTGCCCGGGACAGTACAGGTTTGACCCCTAACGACCATGCTTGCCTTAGGGGCTATTACTCTTACATTCAACTAGTCCAGAACAAGACCAACAAAAAAGGTGAAAGACAACATTTGGTTGATATCCCTGGAACTGTTGTAGATAGTAACACAACGCAGAAGCAATCAGATGGAAATAGGACATGTAGAGTTCCAAGCTTAAAGACTGAGAAGATTGAAACCACAGCAATGCCCCGTCAATGTAGGGCATGCCAGCAGAAGGTGGCTTATGGTGGCATGAAAACAGCAATGGTTTATAGGCCAGTCATGCTCTCCATGGTGACCATAGCAgttgtgtgtgtctgtgtaGCTTTGCTCTTCAAAAGCTCACCTAGAGTTTATTATGTCTTCCAGCCCTTCAACTGGGAATCATTAGAGTATGGGGCAATGTAA